ggaccaaaggccctcctgcctgggctcaccgcaccggccacgtggaggcccatctgtcccggttcgtgtaagaaccggaactaaagggctagggcattagtaacgacactttagtcccggttcaaaaaccgggacaaaagggcccttaccaaccgggacaaaagaccctttttctactagtgatgaaGGGCCTCTTGCTGTGCGCGCTCGCACTTGCCTTTGCTGCGGTTACCACCCACGCCCAGCTGCAGTCCTGCCCGACACGTTGCGGCAAGCAGGCCGACGGCATGGAGTGCCCCAACAACCTCTGCTGCAGCAAGGATGGGTACTGCGGCCTGGGCGTCGACTACTGCAGCACTGGCGCCGGCTGCCAGAGCGGCGCCTGCTATGACAACAAGATCTGCGGCGCGCAGGCCAATGGCACACTGTGCCCTAACAACCACTGTTGTGGCTCGGGTGGTCGCTGCGGCCACGGTAGTGAATACTGCAGCAATGGCTGCCAGAACGGTCCTTGCTGGGCTAATCTCAAGTGTGGCCACCTGGACAATGGTAAGCTATGCCCCAACAACCTCTGCTGCAGCCAGTATGGTTACTGTGGCCTGGGACCGGAGTTCTGTGGTACTGGCTGCCAAAACGGCGCTTGCAGCACGGACAAGCCGTGTGGCAACAAGGCTAATGGTGCAGCATGCACCAACAACTATTGTTGCAGCCTGTATGGGTCTTGTGGGCTTGGCAAGGATTACTGTGGTACGGGCTGGCAGAGCGGCGCATGCAACTAGTGTTACTGTGGTACGCTCCTTCCTTCCTGGTTGACATACTCAAGTGCGTGCTACCCCTGAATTGTTGCCATGGAAGTATAAGTGTTGCAATGAGAAAGTATAAGCATCGCAACGAGGAGTAATAATTAGTGGCAATAGCTAATATTACTGTCCCAAATTAAGTTCTACTTGTACCAGCTAAGTATGTCAAGCTGTCGACATTTGTCCTAATAATCGACATTTGTCCTAGTATTATGTTTTGTTGACATTGTGTAATGTTATTGTATGATATGGTGATACTATATATTGCCACTTGTTTTAGTTTGCTATTTCATGACCGGTATATTTGTTGCAACGCTGGAATATTGAGTAATTAATGTGTTATACTCATGGTTATTAACTGCTGAAAAAATAGAAAGAAATACAATAAAACTATGAAGGGGAGGAAACGATCATGGTGAACAAAAACAGactggaatatttttcttttctatCGTGGAACACTGGATCCCGAGCACACTATGTGTGTTTTCGCGGTGTATACAAACATCCAGTATTTACGCCTTCGATATGAACATTTGGAGAAGACAGCAAACAACGTCTCCGCCAAGCACATCTCATAGTTTTTCACTCTTTCGATGCTCTTGCACGAGGTCGAACTCGATGAGCCCACCGAGTACGACATCCTATGGAAGTGCACGGCTAATGGGCAATACTCGACGGCATCCGCATACAAGGCGCAATTTCTACGAATGGTTCTCTCACCCATACATAGAATGGTTTGGAAGGCTTGGGCTCCTCCAAAAGTCAAGTTCTTTGCTTGGTTGGCTCTACAAGATAGAATTTGGACCGCTGATAGATTGGTGAAGCGTGGATGACCAAATTGTGATCTTTGCCCTCTTTGCAAGAGGGTGCAAGAATGTGGGACTCACCTCTTCTATAAGTGCCGCTCCACCAGAAAGCTATGGTCTTTGGTACTGACAAATACCACATTTTCGAGCTTGACACAAACGCATGGCCCTTGTTCGACTCGGTTGAAGCTTGGTGGGCAAGTACTTGCGACAGCGCCACGCCATTTAGGCAAGCCAAGGCATTCCTCACCATGCTTGTCTCATGGACTATTTGGAATGAGCGATACGCAAGAGTGTTCAAGCAGAAGAGCGTGCCACCGACTATATTGCTTGCCTCCATCGCGACCGAGGCTAGCCTCTGGATCATCGCTGGTGCTAAAAAACTAGGGTCCATTATATTGCAAGAGTAATTCCCATATCGTGTAATCGGGTTGCTTGTAACAAACTCTATTCACTCTTATTTAATGGATGAGGCAAAGATTTTGCCTACGTTTCAGAAAATATATATGCTTATGCAATGCAGACTTCAGCCGTCAGGTCCTCGTCATCTCGGTTTTTGTTCAGTCAGGAATGATGTCCGTCTTGATCTTTCACATCGTATCGGCTTGCCAGAGTAAATGTTATGCTAGTACACTCACTGAGATGCATGCATGCGATAACTTGACCTCGGCTTGTGGGAGGCGTACCTACATGTTGTACAAGCAGATTTCCAAGTCATGAGTTAATCCATGGCTCGTCTTGACCGTTCACAAACTGACACCTTATTTACCAATCGATTTCCAAGTCTTCAGCAAGTCCATGGCTCGTCTTGACGGTTCACACACTGAAACCGTATTTACCAATCGATTTACAAGGCATGAGTTAAAAAAAATCGTGAGATTTGAATACGCTAggatcaatgcctagctaggttTGGTTCACCGCCGAACGACTTGGACTCCTATATAAAGGAGCCTTGCATTCGGCATTTCCATCAACACCTCCTCAACAAATCCAGTAAAGCACACATCCTAGCGATGAAGGGCCTCTTGCTGTGCGCGCTCGCGCTTGCCTTTGCCGCGGTGACCACCCACGCCCAGCTGCAGTCCTGCCCTACGCGCTGCGGCAAGCAGGCCGACGGCATTGAGTGCCCCAACAACCTCTGCTGCAGCAAGGATGGATACTGCGGCCTGGGCGTCGACTACTGCAGCGCTGGTGCCGGGTGCCAGAGCGGCGCTGCGGCACGCAGGCCAACGGCACACTGTGCCCTAACAACCACTGTTGTGGCTCAGGTGGTCGCTGCGGCTACGGTAGAGAATACTGCAGCAACGGCTGCCAGAACGGTCCTTGCTGGGCTGATCTCAAGTGTGGCCACCTGGACAATGGTAAGCTATGCCCCAACAACCTCTGCTGCAGCCAATACGGTTACTGTGGCCTAGGACCGGAGTTCTGTGGTGCTGGCTGCCAAAACGGCGCCTGCAGCACAGACAAGCCATGTGGCAACAAGGCTAATGGTGCACCATGCACCAACAACTATTGTTGCAGCCAGTATGGGTCTTGTGGTCTTGGCAAGGACTACTGTGGTACCGGCTGCCAGAATGGCGCATGCAACTAATAATACTCCTTCCTTCCTGGCTGCAAACTCAAGTGCGCTATACCTTGAACTGCTGCCATGGAAGTATAAGTGTTGCAATGATAAAGTATAAGCATTGCAACAAGGAATAATAATCAGTGGCAATAGCTAATATTATTGTCGCAAATTAAGTTCTACTTGTATCAGCTATTGTTATCAAGCTGTCAACATTTTTCCCTAATCAGTATTGTGTTTTGTTGCCATCGTGTAATGTTTTGCTGCTTCTTGACCATCATGTTTTGTTGTGACGCTAGAACTTTGAATAATTGCATTGCAATAAACAACTGGTGGTGCCATAGCTTTTAATGTGTTATATGCTCATGGTTATAAACTGCTGCAAAAAAACATTTAAGGGATAAAACAATCATGGTGAACAAAAAAAACTCACTGGAACATTTTCTCATCTCATCATACGAATTGAACTATTGAAGGTGAATTGCCAGCGAGAGGCTTGACTACCGTGGACCACTGGATCCCAAGCACTTTATGTGTGTTGCCGTGGTGTCTTCGATGTGATCATTTTGGTTATTTGGAGAAGACAGCACAAGTGCACTGCAGGTATAAAAATGCAGCGgcagtttttcttcttctttcagGAACAGTCTGTTATCTAAACAAGACCAGCAAACAAACAAGACAACAGACTAGTGCAGTGGAAATGCCGCAGGTTCTATCTTCTTTACATTCATGGTGAGCAAAAATGTGTTATAATAACAGGACATAAGAGCATCCAGATTAAGAATGCAAAGCAACCATAATAACAAGGTATTAAAAAGATTTAGGTCTCACTTAATTCATAACAGAGATCACATTGCCATAAGGCACAGGACTAGAGAGTTTCACAAACGACACATGACATAGACTTGCACATAGTAACCGAAGAGACAAGGGAAGAAACCACCACGCGTAACAGACTTGCGAATCAAACTTCCAAGGTCGCATGGAACTCACTGGCCACCACGAAGACGGAGCACCAAGTGGAGAGTAGACTCCTTCTGAATGTTGTAATCTGCAAGGGTGCGACCATCCTCGAGCTGCTTACCGGCAAAGATCAGGCGCTGCTGGTCCGGGGGGATACCCTCCTTGTCCTGGATCTTCGCCTTCACGTTGTCAATGGTGTCCGAAGATTCCACCTCCAGGGTGATGGTCTTGCCGGtgagggtcttcacgaagatttgcatgccaccacgcaggcggaGCACCAGGTGCAAGGTGGATTCCTTCTGGATATTGTAATCAGCAAGGGTGCGTCCGTCCTCAAGTTGCTTGCCGGCAAAGATCAGGCGCTGCTGGTCCGGTGGGATGCCCTCCTTGTCCTGGATCTTTGCCTTCACATTGTCGATCGTGTCGGATGACTCAACCTCAAGTGTGATGGTCTTGCCGGTCAAtgtcttgacgaagatctgcatctGCATAGTtcaaaattgcaaaaaaaaaaaaaaaaaagttaACCTAGTTAGGTGTATATGAAAGATCAACAAAGTAAAGAGACGAAGACTGTGTTAATCTGAATCTTTGTAATAGGTATGCCTCGTAGGAAATTCCACACACCAAGTTGAAGGCATATATACAAAGAGAGAAACAAAACAAGTAAACAGCTGTGAATAGCTAAATTTCTGATAGATTACTAGGTAAATCTGACAAGTAACAACCGCGGAGCAATAATTatgaacagaagcatgtgaaTACACAGAACTGGAACTGCCCCTCATGATCTAATTCCAGTTTAAATTAAGCAGGCTTTTATAGCTGGAAATTACAAAGCAGATAAGCAGATTTTTACAACTGGAACTGAGCAAGTACATCGAAGGGGATTGGAATATAATAATGTACTGTTTAGGATCTACTTCCAGTTCAAATAAGCAGATTTGTATAAGAAGCCAGTTTGACAAATATTGTAAGGCTAACATAGAGACGCAGAAATAGTATAACCGACATTGATATAACAATAAGGCAAATAATGGATGAACACTAATGAGATTCAACTTAAAACCATCGGGCCAGATGAGGAATAATCTGAAGCATATCAAACAAGAACCTAGAACGGCAGATCCAACACTAATGATCTATAAAAGTCTAATCAACAACTCCTGGATGAACCATCACGGGACAGCAATCACACTGGATCGAAATCTTCAGACCAACAATAACTCGTTTTTCCTTTAATCTACCGGGCATCTAAACAATATCATGAACATGGGTACAGCGATCTACACGTATCTACTGATATATCCATGTTGCTTTATCCTCTAAAAAATATCCATGTCGTTTCTA
This sequence is a window from Aegilops tauschii subsp. strangulata cultivar AL8/78 chromosome 7, Aet v6.0, whole genome shotgun sequence. Protein-coding genes within it:
- the LOC109752294 gene encoding uncharacterized protein translates to MKGLLLCALALAFAAVTTHAQLQSCPTRCGKQADGMECPNNLCCSKDGYCGLGVDYCSTGAGCQSGACYDNKICGAQANGTLCPNNHCCGSGGRCGHGSEYCSNGCQNGPCWANLKCGHLDNGKLCPNNLCCSQYGYCGLGPEFCGTGCQNGACSTDKPCGNKANGAACTNNYCCSLYGSCGLGKDYCGTGWQSGACN